Proteins from a genomic interval of Neodiprion lecontei isolate iyNeoLeco1 chromosome 2, iyNeoLeco1.1, whole genome shotgun sequence:
- the LOC107220261 gene encoding replication protein A 14 kDa subunit, translating into MIKKRINGQLVSQHIGDQIILLGSINKINPSGTSMELKTSDNMIITVSLSEPIDSHLEGYIEVHGTVQSKSSISCSNFVRFPNEMTEKFDSEQYNDLILLSNTLGSNKWKMSETNTIL; encoded by the exons ATGATCAAGAAACGTATCAACGGACAGCTAGTTTCCCAGCACATCGGTGATCAGATCATCTTACTTGGGTCCATTAACAAG ATAAATCCTAGCGGAACAAGTATGGAGTTAAAAACCAGTGACAATATGATTATCACAGTTTCTCTTTCGGAACCCATCGACAGCCACCTAGAAGGTTACATCGAAGTTCATGGTACTGTACAGTCTAAGTCATCCATCTCCTGTAGCAACTTCGTTCGCTTCCCAAATGAGATGACggaaaaatttg actcGGAACAGTACAATGACCTCATCTTACTCTCCAATACATTGGGTAGCAACAAATGGAAAATGTCTGAAACGAATAccattttatga
- the LOC107220263 gene encoding ras-related protein Ral-a isoform X2, with product MSKKPGATQALHKVIMVGSGGVGKSALTLQFMYDEFVEDYEPTKADSYRKTVVLDAEEVQIDILDTAGQEDYAAIRDNYFRSGEGFLCVFSITEDDSFQATQEFREQILRVKNDDHIPFLLVGNKSDLQEKRKVNLAEAQARSQQWGVPYVETSAKTRENVDKVFFDLMRAIAARKAQENQGEGGERKKKPSCCILL from the exons ATGTCTAAAAAACCAGGCGCCACACAGGCCCTTCATAAGGTCATAATGGTAGGTAGCGGAGGTGTTGGAAAGTCCGCCCTGACTCTACAGTTCATGTACGACGAG TTTGTTGAAGATTACGAGCCAACAAAGGCTGATTCGTACAGGAAGACTGTTGTATTGGATGCGGAGGAAGTACAAATAGATATTTTAGACACAGCAGGTCAAGAAGATTATGCAGCTATTAGAGATAATTATTTCCGCAGTGGTGAAGGCTTTCTTTGCGTATTTTCTATAACAGAAGATGATAGTTTTCAGGCCACTCAGGAGTTTAG GGAACAAATTCTGAGAGTAAAAAATGACGATCACATTCCCTTTCTGCTGGTGGGAAACAAAAGCGATCTtcaagaaaaacgaaaagtcAATCTAGCCGAGGCACAAGCTAGATCGCAACAGTGGGGTGTTCCCTATGTTGAGACTAGTGCAAAAACAAGAGAAAACGTTGACAAG GTATTCTTTGACCTAATGCGAGCAATAGCTGCACGCAAGGCTCAAGAAAATCAGGGTGAGGGGGGTGAACGGAAGAAGAAACCAAGTTGCTGCATATTACTTTAA
- the LOC107220260 gene encoding GATOR complex protein MIOS has translation MSSVKLEVQWSSIHPNKFITWGTEICLYEVTQIKDSVRPSCIKISDSTVAHLLATNTNHHYVKCIDIYTQPEPDILLAVGQANGKVVLTTFGPTAFDSLGLTGKELAPRHARQCNTVAWNPVDPNLIICGLDKHRTDSSVLLWDVLKSPTGSHHHSNMQAESVRPIAEAGVSETAHSLAWFLNEPRCLVVGINNKHLKIIDFRDCVKVVNSTPTKAVYSLSVDPHNNYHLVSHIENQILIWDTRYFEKPILTLPQSRQVTKVLWCPSRHNLLGSLQKDSGSLHLHDVQHCGLGGGEETEPGALERTVAPPWSSPTSFSWHPTHANRLLAISQQGLTDYTVFERITINWSTKSYLAWNHASKSFKYIYSTDNIYKSLNDISLQTKSRAMRDYGLLAELSQNGELAENETLKNLWQWLYLSRSLVEDGTICSPDNKHPGVRTVLKLDGQPTSTNGFIKSELVLRLWADIGSNHSAKIYRSPDRDKALQLCGWRFDKETNAPYNNAFLERLEREGAYPRAAAISVFNLGLRQAIEILNRGADKMSLATNLNIVAMALSGFSEDRNSMWRELCLKSRSQLTDPYLRATFAFLTADNDSYENVLNENGMAVEDRVAFALMFLSDSKLHEYFKKLTQKLTDDGNLAGILITGASSDGIQLLNRYLEITGDVQSCSLIAIRALSPKLLQDNQVQVWIASYRTLLDAWKMWNQRAHFDIAMRTSTNEKPPQQVYISCNFCGKSISAYMQGLSRARGPFARLGSTSNKLKMSSCPSCRKPLPRCAICLMHMGTASGLQTGGTTPNRGEEDSKLTEFSSWFTWCQTCRHGGHANHITHWFREHSECPVTSCTCRCFSLDASCKIGVGVV, from the exons ATGAGTAGCGTTAAGTTAGAAGTTCAGTGGTCATCGATACACCCaaataaattcattacttGGGGCACCGAAATATGTTTATACGAAGTTACCCAAATCAAAGATAGTGTCAGGCCTTCTT GTATTAAGATCTCTGACTCTACAGTCGCCCATTTATTGGCAACGAACACAAACCATCACTATGTTAAATGCATTGATATTTACACCCAACCTGAGCCTGACATTCTATTGGCAGTTGGGCAAGCGAATGGTAAAGTTGTACTAACTACTTTTGGCCCAACGGCATTCGACTCTCTTGGACTTACTGGCAAGGAACTTG CTCCGAGGCATGCAAGGCAATGCAATACGGTTGCATGGAATCCGGTAGACccaaatttaataatttgtgGCTTGGATAAGCACAGAACGGATTCTTCCGTTTTATTATGGGATGTCCTGAAAAGTCCAACTGGATCGCATCACCACAGTAACATGCAGGCAGAATCTGTCAGACCTATAGCAGAGGCTGGAGTCTCTGAAACAGCACATTCCCTCGCTTGGTTCCTTAACGAACCAAGATGTTTGGTTGTTGGAATCAATAACAAACATTTAAAGATTATTGATTTTCGAG ATTGTGTGAAGGTAGTGAACTCAACGCCAACAAAAGCAGTGTACAGTTTGTCAGTAGATCCTCATAACAATTATCACTTAGTTTCCcatattgaaaatcaaattcttATATGGGACACTCGTTACTTTGAAAAACCGATATTAACCCTACCGCAGAGCAGACAAGTGACTAAAGTACTATGGTGTCCTTCAAGGCATAACCTGCTGGGATCTCTGCAGAAAGACTCTG GATCTTTGCATCTTCACGATGTACAGCATTGTGGGCTTGGTGGCGGCGAGGAAACAGAGCCAGGCGCTTTAGAAAGAACTGTCGCCCCACCATGGTCTAGTCCTACAAGTTTTTCATGGCATCCGACTCACGCGAATAGATTGTTGGCTATATCGCAACAAG GTTTGACGGACTACACTGTTTTTGAAAGAATTACTATCAACTGGTCAACTAAGTCATATCTAGCATGGAACCATGCTTCAAAATCATTCAAATACATTTATAGCACCGACAACATATACAAATCCTTGAACGATATTTCACTGCAAACGAAAAGTCGAGCCATGCGAGACTACGGCCTTCTG GCCGAACTATCGCAAAATGGAGAGCTAGCTGAAAATGAGACCCTGAAAAATTTATGGCAATGGCTGTATTTGAGTCGTTCTTTAGTGGAAGATGGAACAATATGTAGTCCAGACAATAAGCACCCAGGTGTCAG AACTGTTCTGAAACTTGATGGACAGCCGACTTCTACTAACGGTTTCATTAAGTCTGAATTAGTGCTTCGACTGTGGGCTGACATTGGGTCAAATCACAGTGCTAAAATATACAG GTCACCTGACCGAGATAAAGCACTTCAATTGTGTGGTTGGAGATTTGATAAAGAAACGAACGCGCCTTATAATAATGCATTTTTGGAAAGACTAGAGAGGGAAGGAGCTTATCCTAGAGCTGCAGCCATCTCTGTTTTCAATCTTGGACTGAGGCAAGCCATAGAAATATTGAATAGAGGGGCGGACAAAATGTCACTAGCAACAAATTTAAATATCGTTGCTATGGCTTTGTCAGGCTTCTCTGAAGATAGAAATAGTATGTGGCGGGAGCTTTGCTTAAAATCTAGATCTCAATTAACTGACCCATATCTCAGAGCAACATTTGCATTCCTCACTGCTGACAATGATTCGTATGAAAATGTTTTG AATGAGAATGGAATGGCTGTTGAGGATAGAGTGGCATTTGCGCTCATGTTTCTATCTGATAGTAAATTAcatgaatatttcaaaaaattgactcAAAAATTAACTGATGACGGTAACTTAGCCGGGATTCTGATTACTG GGGCTAGTTCAGACGGGATACAGTTACTAAATAGGTACTTAGAAATCACTGGTGATGTCCAAAGTTGCAGCCTAATCGCCATTCGAGCTCTGTCACCGAAATTGCTTCAGGACAATCAAGTTCAAGTTTGGATTGCAAG CTATAGAACGCTTTTGGATGCTTGGAAAATGTGGAATCAAAGAGCACATTTTGATATAGCGATGCGAACTTCAACGAATGAGAAACCTCCACAACAAGTATACATATCTTGCAATTTCTGTGGCAAAAGTATTTCGGCTTATATGCAGGGGTTAAGCAGAGCTAGAGGACCATTTGCCAGGCTTGGGAGTACGTCCAACAAATTGAAG ATGTCTTCGTGTCCTAGCTGTCGCAAACCTCTACCCCGCTGTGCGATCTGTCTCATGCACATGGGTACAGCCAGTGGTTTACAAACAGGAGGGACCACACCAAATAGAGGGGAGGAGGATAGTAAACTAACGGAATTTAGTAGTTGGTTTACTTGGTGTCAAACGTGCAGACATGGTGGACACGCCAACCACATCACGCACTGGTTTAG aGAGCATTCGGAATGCCCTGTAACATCTTGTACGTGCAGATGCTTTTCACTAGATGCATCTTGCAAGATCGGAGTTGGGGTTGTATAA
- the LOC107220258 gene encoding uncharacterized protein LOC107220258 isoform X1, protein MRSFCYYDVPRSRTIKMSWFFGKKKKDSPPDTPEDEDPSAGQGDGFTFVERKEDQQPRPGMIDAFNGPPGPLYPNINTIPQYPPSMPAAVPPNQSIEPIQNILNGLPFKLCKQLEDNLNDDIEIDKNRVNEILSYILRIENGDDIIYDFALEKSVINEIDSAESGI, encoded by the exons ATGCGATCCTTTTGTTATTACGATGTACCCAGATCGCGAACAATT AAAATGTCTTGGTTTTTTggcaaaaagaagaaggattCACCTCCGGATACTCCCGAAGATGAGGACCCGTCTGCGGGTCAAGGAGACGGATTTACATTTGTAGAACGAAAAGAGGATCAGCAGCCAAGGCCAGGAATGATAGACGCCTTCAATGGCCCGCCAGGGCCCCTTTATCCGAATATCAACACTATCCCGCAATACCCACCATCGATGCCTGCGGCAGTGCCGCCGAACCAAAGTATAGAACCGATCCAAAATATACTCAACGGATTGCCTTTTAAATTATGCAAACAATTGGAGGACAATCTAAACGATGATATTGAAATAGACAAAAACAGAGTAAACgaaattttatcgtatatATTGAGAATAGAGAATGGCGATGATATCATATACGATTTTGCCCTTGAGAAAAGTGTCATTAATGAGATAGACAGCGCTGAATCGGGAATTTAA
- the LOC107220247 gene encoding prefoldin subunit 1: protein MAKAQDQELKKAFSELQQKIIDTTQKLKLADVQIDSLKRTKQHAELTVKEVTSLPPNTKTYESVGRMFLLDDIASVKEGLEKRMKTADEKIKTLENNKAFLERSLKDNANNVREMVQQRQSNESSG, encoded by the coding sequence atggCAAAAGCGCAAGACCAGGAGCTGAAAAAAGCGTTTTCCGAACTACAACAGAAGATAATTGATACGACACAGAAATTAAAGCTCGCAGACGTACAAATTGATTCGTTAAAACGAACAAAGCAGCATGCCGAGCTCACGGTTAAGGAGGTAACCTCACTTCCACCAAACACGAAAACCTACGAGAGTGTGGGTCGAATGTTCTTGCTAGACGACATCGCGAGCGTAAAAGAAGGGCTTGAGAAACGGATGAAAACGGCCGACGAGAAGATCAAAACTCTAGAAAACAATAAAGCGTTCTTGGAGCGTAGCTTAAAGGATAACGCAAATAACGTTAGAGAAATGGTCCAGCAACGACAAAGCAACGAATCCTCTGGTTGA
- the LOC107220263 gene encoding ras-related protein Ral-a isoform X1 encodes MSKKPGATQALHKVIMVGSGGVGKSALTLQFMYDEFVEDYEPTKADSYRKTVVLDAEEVQIDILDTAGQEDYAAIRDNYFRSGEGFLCVFSITEDDSFQATQEFREQILRVKNDDHIPFLLVGNKSDLQEKRKVNLAEAQARSQQWGVPYVETSAKTRENVDKVFFDLMREIRSRKIEDKSASNGRGKDRAKRKKKMCIIL; translated from the exons ATGTCTAAAAAACCAGGCGCCACACAGGCCCTTCATAAGGTCATAATGGTAGGTAGCGGAGGTGTTGGAAAGTCCGCCCTGACTCTACAGTTCATGTACGACGAG TTTGTTGAAGATTACGAGCCAACAAAGGCTGATTCGTACAGGAAGACTGTTGTATTGGATGCGGAGGAAGTACAAATAGATATTTTAGACACAGCAGGTCAAGAAGATTATGCAGCTATTAGAGATAATTATTTCCGCAGTGGTGAAGGCTTTCTTTGCGTATTTTCTATAACAGAAGATGATAGTTTTCAGGCCACTCAGGAGTTTAG GGAACAAATTCTGAGAGTAAAAAATGACGATCACATTCCCTTTCTGCTGGTGGGAAACAAAAGCGATCTtcaagaaaaacgaaaagtcAATCTAGCCGAGGCACAAGCTAGATCGCAACAGTGGGGTGTTCCCTATGTTGAGACTAGTGCAAAAACAAGAGAAAACGTTGACAAG GTATTTTTCGACCTAATGCGCGAGATAAGGTCTCGCAAGATCGAAGATAAATCTGCAAGTAATGGCCGTGGAAAGGATCGTGccaagagaaagaaaaagatgtGCATTATTCTATAG
- the LOC107220257 gene encoding transmembrane protein 222 — MKDSFEPSSPVSNDSSTMDLVVDHPRTRYPFCIVWTPIPLLTYFFPVIGHMGIATSTGIIRDFAGPYYVSEDNMAFGKPTKYWQLNYNNAKGGVQGWDTAVCEASDIYKTRMHNLCCDNCHSHVATALNLMSYNDSRQWNMVKLAFLMLLHGKYVSFYAFVKTWLPFVILVTIIISFCMFV; from the exons ATGAAAGATTCATTTGAGCCGTCATCACCGGTGTCAAATGACTCGTCGACGATGGATCTTGTCGTCGATCACCCCAGAACCAGATACCCATTCTGTATCGTTTGGACGCCTATACCTCTATTGAC ttactTTTTTCCAGTTATCGGTCACATGGGAATTGCCACTTCGACAGGAATCATAAGAGATTTCGCTGGTCCATATTACGTTTCAGAGGATAACATGGCATTTGGGAAACCAACAAAATATTGGCAGCTAAATTACAATAACGCGAAAGGTGGCGTTCAGGGTTGGGATACAGCTGTGTGTGAAGCCAGCGACATTTATAAAACACGAATG CACAACCTTTGCTGTGATAACTGCCATTCTCATGTCGCGACTGCGTTAAACTTGATGTCCTACAATGATTCGAGACAATGGAATATGGTAAAACTAGCATTCCTCATGCTTCTTCACGGGAAGTATGTCAG ttTTTACGCATTTGTGAAGACTTGGCTGCCATTCGTCATTCTTGTTACAATAATCATCAGTTTCTGTATGTTTGTGTAA
- the LOC107220259 gene encoding GATOR complex protein WDR24 has translation MTSKTVFVTQEGPANALALNKDNTQVVIAGRNVFKIFALLEDKFEEVCNLRVGKNLNLNFSCNDVAWNLIDDHILATAATNGAVVVWNLNRPSRSKQEHVFIDHKRTVNKVSFHMTEPMWLISGSQDGTMKCFDLRIKEATKTFYSNTESVRDVQFSPHQQYTFAAVSENGHVQQWDLRKPDRCFQHFTAHSGPIFACDWHPEASWLATASRDKTIKVWDISAKPTCEYTIHTIASVGRIKWRPQRKYHIASCALVVDCSINVWDIRRPYIPFASFNEHKDVPTGVAWRGDPQYFLSTSRDCTLYHHVFKDATRPASKANPQGIALNCKGDVAYACKISVNAPTTVKQLTSIMRKSPASNDTFCMASSMMHRFTETAPREPKWFRECAEGYLLSGRLNDICDHNAAVAITAGRNDISTVWSITKTLYANPLGNMLKSSPNVSKDDTVNTLNLAQIGIGSTVDQTNIGHENDVKSLQGEAPGVISGGDDETETDEMTENQNFIGPILPSHRRYLAGHKCQPKGDFFFGDGELEPITMDYTSGYIHNLMNHENDWTLPKEAFPLRHEIQDRSPPPEQFPNHSPDMNDNDSGSVTVEDQPCELIVTAVPKPLFWDPTQLIEEALRHHAAILDVQTSASILIALGERRKSLNIEAATQEHWLLEYIDMLGRFKLWEIATQIIQLAWMPSVSQLNQQSTTIHACCTTCTKPLQRSAWLCDRCHTSRHALCSICHQVVRGVYAWCQGCAHGGHVIHMNEWFESNRQCPTGCGHICEFT, from the exons ATGACATCAAAAACGGTATTCGTTACGCAGGAGGGACCGGCAAATGCCTTAGCCCTAAATAAGGATAATACTCAAGTTGTGATCGCTGGACGCAATG TCTTCAAAATATTCGCCCTACTTGAAGACAAGTTTGAAGAAGTCTGCAATCTGAGAGTTGGGAAGAATCTTAATCTGAATTTTTCATGCAATGATGTTGCTTGGAATTTAATCGATG ATCACATATTGGCAACCGCAGCCACCAATGGTGCTGTGGTGGTATGGAACCTGAATCGACCTTCTCGGTCAAAGCAGGAACACGTGTTTATTGATCATAAAAGAACTGTGAATAAAGTGAGCTTTCACATGACTGAGCCTATGTGGTTAATATCAGGCTCTCAAGACGGAACTATGAAATGTTTTGATCTCAGAATTAAGGAGGCTACTAAAACATTTTACAG CAACACAGAATCTGTGCGAGATGTGCAGTTTTCACCGCATCAACAATACACATTTGCAGCTGTTTCGGAAAATGGTCATGTTCAGCAATGGGACTTGAGGAAACCCGACCGATGCTTCCAGCATTTCACAGCACACAGTGGGCCAATTTTTGCTTGTGATTGGCACCCTGAAGCCTCGTGGCTAGCTACTGCCTCACGTGATAAAACAATTAAG GTTTGGGACATATCAGCTAAACCCACATGTGAATATACAATCCATACAATTGCATCTGTGGGTAGAATAAAATGGCGACCTCAAAGAAAGTATCACATCGCAAGCTGCGCCTTGGTCGTAGACTGCAGCATTAATGTATGGGATATTAGAAGGCCTTATATACCGTTTGCTAGTTTTAACGAGCATAAAGATGTTCCAACTGGTGTTGCCTGGAGAGGAGATCCTCAGTACTTTTTATCAACAAGCAGG GATTGTACATTATATCATCACGTGTTTAAAGATGCAACTAGACCGGCAAGCAAAGCAAATCCTCAAGGTATTGCACTCAACTGCAAGGGTGATGTGGCATATGCTTGCAAAATCAGTGTGAACGCACCAACTACTGTTAAACAGTTAACTAGCATCATGAG GAAATCTCCAGCGAGTAATGACACCTTCTGTATGGCCTCTAGTATGATGCACAGATTCACGGAAACTGCGCCACGAGAACCTAAGTGGTTTAGGGAATGTGCTGAAGGATACTTACTCAGCGGTAGACTTAATGATATTTGTGATCATAATGCAGCAGTTGCCATTACTGCAGGCAGAAATGAT aTAAGTACAGTATGGAGTATAACGAAAACACTGTATGCAAATCCACTTGGAAATATGTTGAAATCGTCGCCAAATGTTTCGAAAGATGATACTGTCAACACTCTGAACCTTGCACAAATTGGCATTGGATCAACAGTTGATCAGACAAATATAG GTCATGAAAATGATGTCAAATCACTGCAAGGTGAAGCGCCTGGTGTGATTAGTGGTGGCGACGATGAGACTGAGACTGATGAAATGActgagaatcaaaattttattggcCCCATACTTCCCAG TCACAGGCGATACCTGGCTGGACACAAATGTCAACCAAAAGGTGATTTCTTCTTTGGAGATGGTGAACTCGAACCAATAACAATGGACTACACATCTGGTTATATACACAATCTCATGAATCATGAAAATGATTGGACATTACCTAAAGAAGCATTTCCTTTGCGACACGAAATACAGGATAGATCCCCACCTCCTGAACAATTTCCCAATCATTCTCCAGATATGAATGACAATGATTCTGGATCAGTCACAGTAGAGGATCAACCTTGTGAATTGATAGTGACTGCCGTTCCCAAGCCATTATTTTGGGATCCAACACAGCTAATTGAAGAAGCGTTGAGACATCATGCAGCAATTTTGGATGTTCAGACATCAGCGTCGATATTAATTGCTCTTGgagaacgaagaaaaagtttgaacatCGAGGCAGCAACTCAAGAGCATTGGTTACTCGAATATATCGACATGCTAGGTAGATTTAAATTATGGGAAATTGCTACTCAG ATTATACAGCTAGCCTGGATGCCGTCTGTGTCTCAATTAAATCAGCAATCAACAACAATACATGCATGCTGCACAACGTGTACCAAGCCTCTTCAGAGGTCAGCGTGGTTATGTGATCGATGTCATACTTCAAGACATGCTCTCTGTTCGATTTGTCATCAA GTTGTGCGCGGTGTGTATGCATGGTGTCAAGGTTGTGCTCACGGGGGACATGTAATTCATATGAACGAATGGTTCGAGAGTAATCGTCAATGTCCAACAGGCTGTGGCCACATTTGCGAGTTTACTTAA
- the LOC107220258 gene encoding uncharacterized protein LOC107220258 isoform X2, with protein sequence MSWFFGKKKKDSPPDTPEDEDPSAGQGDGFTFVERKEDQQPRPGMIDAFNGPPGPLYPNINTIPQYPPSMPAAVPPNQSIEPIQNILNGLPFKLCKQLEDNLNDDIEIDKNRVNEILSYILRIENGDDIIYDFALEKSVINEIDSAESGI encoded by the coding sequence ATGTCTTGGTTTTTTggcaaaaagaagaaggattCACCTCCGGATACTCCCGAAGATGAGGACCCGTCTGCGGGTCAAGGAGACGGATTTACATTTGTAGAACGAAAAGAGGATCAGCAGCCAAGGCCAGGAATGATAGACGCCTTCAATGGCCCGCCAGGGCCCCTTTATCCGAATATCAACACTATCCCGCAATACCCACCATCGATGCCTGCGGCAGTGCCGCCGAACCAAAGTATAGAACCGATCCAAAATATACTCAACGGATTGCCTTTTAAATTATGCAAACAATTGGAGGACAATCTAAACGATGATATTGAAATAGACAAAAACAGAGTAAACgaaattttatcgtatatATTGAGAATAGAGAATGGCGATGATATCATATACGATTTTGCCCTTGAGAAAAGTGTCATTAATGAGATAGACAGCGCTGAATCGGGAATTTAA